DNA from bacterium:
AACCATGCCGGCAGAATGCCGGCGGTCATTTATGCCAGCCTGGAGGCTGGCGCTCCTCTAATGAGCGCCGCCATTCTGGCGGCATTGATGTCCGCCGGCTTCCAGCCGGCCAAAATCAGCAAAACCTTCAAGTTTTTGCCGGCCGGAGGCCGGCGTTACAAACTGTTCGACAACTTCGTCCAAAATGCAAAACTCCAGAAGTCAATAAGCCATCCCTTTTTTCAATCTACAATCGTCAATTTCAATCTGAAATTCTCGCTGAAATGACAAAAAATCTAGCCATAGTAATGCAAAGCCGCTAACCTTGGGTTGACATCTTACCCAAGCGATTCTATACTTAGGTAAGATGTCTACCCAAGAATCGAAAGACCGTTTGGAATTGCTCCAGGGAACTCTGGACATGTTGATCCTGCGAACGCTGATCTTTGGCTCGCAACATGGCCAGGCGATTGCACGCGCCATTCAGCAGATATCCGACGAAGAACTGCTGGTTGAGCACGGCGCCCTTTACCCTGCGCTCCAACGTCTTGAGGAACGTGGCTGGATCTCCGCGAAGTGGGGAGTCTCCACAAATAACCGTAAGGCCCGCTTTTATTCGATTACACCCGCAGGGCGCAAGCAACTCAATAAGGAAACTGCAAAGTGGAAGCGAATGACTGCAGCGATCGGTCGCATTTTAGAATCCGAGGGAGGCTAGGTCATGTTTCGACGCAAGCGCAAAGAGAGTGACTTCAATGCTGAAATCGAAGCCCATCTCGATTTGGAAAAAGAGCTGCTCCAGGAACAGGGACTCAGTGAAGAAGACGCTCGGGCTGCGGCGCACCGGATTTTTGGCAATGTAACGAAAGCCAAAGAGCGATTCTATGAATCAGGCCACTGGCTTTTGTGGGATCATTTTTGGCGCGACCTCAGCTTGGCGTTTCGCGTATTGCGCAAGTCGCCGGGCTTTACGGCTGTAGTCGTTATAACGCTCGCATTGGGAATTGGCGCCAACGCCGCGATCTTCAGCGTCGTTCGAGGCATACTGCTGCGACCGCTTGCCAATCGCGGGGAAGATCGCATCGTGTACATTCGTCAAAGTGCGCCTGGCCTTGGCGCTGAGAACACAACGTTCTCGGTTCCAGAAGCAAGAGATTTCGAGTCACGCGCCACTACCATTCAACAATTCGGCGAATTCTCTACTGTCGAGTTCACAATGTTGGGTTTCGGAAGGGAGGCTCGAACGGTCAGAGCTGGGGTAATCAATGGCTCGTTCTTCGATGTGATGGGGCTACGGCCAGTACTCGGCCGCCTTCTGACAAAATCAGATGACCGGCCAGAGGCAGCGGGTGTCGCGGTTCTCACGCATCGCTTTTGGACAACCTGGTTCAACGCCGATCCGAAGATCATCGGCAAAACAATTCGACTTGGTGTTCTAAACGCTACGATAGTGGGTGTGCTGGAACCATCTGTACCCTATCCGGCTGACACCGAAATCATCGCAAACATCGTGACAAGCCCTCATCATTTGGGAGCGACAATGAACACGGATCGCGAACATCGCATGACCGAGATCTTCGGACGCCTCGCACCCGGAGTTTCGCTTGAAGCAGCTCGCGCCGAGATCACTGCGATTCATGCTGCTATCATGCGCGAGCATCCGGAAGCGTATTCATCCAGAGGCGACTACCAACTTCGCGTGACTCTGTTGCGAGATCAAATTGTAGCGCCTGCGCGAACGATTCTGCTGATATTGCTCGCATCTGCGGGGATTGTCTTTCTTATCGCCTGCTCGAATATCGCCAACCTGATCCTCACTCGATCGGTGCGCCGTGAAGGTGAGCTCGCTGTGCGCGCGGCGCTCGGTGCAAGCTACGGCGCTCTCCGGCGAACGCTGCTCACGGAGAGTCTGGTGCTCTGTTGCGCGGGCGCGATATTCGGTGTGGTTCTGGCACAGCCGATGGTTGAGGTAGTGTCGCACTTCGCTGCACGCTTTTCGGTGCGGGCATTAGAAGTAAAAGTTGATACTGGAGTGCTTTGGATCGGCGCATGTCTGGCGATTACAGCCGCTGTATTTCTTGCTTTCATTCCGCGACTTCCTTCTCCACATGCGCCGACAGGGCTTGGCCTCGCGAGCGGCTCTGTTCGGATCACTCCGGCTACCAAGCGACGACTCCGTGTGTTCGCAACGATCCAGATTGCGTTCTCGTTCGTGCTGCTCGCTGGTGCGGGAACTCTTGCCGCCGCGCTCCTTCATTTGCAGAAAGCGCCCACTCGCTTCGACATGCTACAAGTACTTGCCGTCGACATCCCTGAGCCCGCGCCAGGACTCGGCGATGAGAAGGTCCTGGACTTCTCCCGCGAAGCAATCAGGCGTCTCGGCATGCTGCCAGGCGTAAATGGCGTAGCTGTGGGCAGCTTCGTTCCGTGGCGCGATGTGGGAAGTTACCCGCGAATCCAATTCGCTGTAGAAGGCTACACACCTGCGAATGGCGAGGAGCTTCCTCATGCAAGAATCCGTTTTGTCTCACCTCAATTCTTCGCAGTCCTCGGCATTCCCCGTCAGGGAGGCCGTGCCTTTACAGATCATGATCGTGTCGATAGCGAGCCAGTGGTTATCGTGAGTGAAAGCATCGCTCAACGTTTATTTTCGAACCGCAACGCTTTGAACCGAAAACTCTGGTGGAAGGGAGTAGAATTCTGCAATCCGTGCCGCATTGTGGGCATTGTTGCGGACGCAGACGATGAGAACATAGTGCCTGGACCAGCTATGACGATCTATCATCCCGTTCAGCAGGTTGCAGAAATCAAACGATTGTTTCTTCACATTGCGGGCGACCCGTATGCGCTTGTGCCATCAGTGAAGCGTGTCATCCGCAACATATCCACCGATCAGGTGGTAGAACGAGCTGCTACGCTTGATGATGTGCGGTCAGAAGTTTTGGTTTCGGATCGTTTGAATGCGTTCGTCGTATCCGGATTTGCTACGATCGCGCTACTAATCTCCGCTGTGGGCATAGCTGGCGTCCTGGCATTCAGCGTAAGTGCCCGCACCCGCGAATTCGCTGTGCGACTCGCCGTCGGTGCAAGTCCGCGTCATCTACTGCAGCGCGTCCTCATGGAAGGGTCGTTCATCGTTGCGTTTGGAATCGTGATTGGCGCGGCGGGTGGCTATGTGTTTGCGCACCTCACCACAGGCTATCTTAAGCAAATGCAAATGCCCGGTGCGTTCACCCTCTTGCTTGCAGCAACCGTTCTGGCCGTCGCCGCTATCGCGGCATCTCTGATACCCGTTATCCGGGCGTCGCGTGTGGATGTCTTACATGCGCTTCGATCGGAGTAGGCGTAACCGTCGGTTCTACGTCGGGTTTGTGGCGCTTGCACGTTGAAACAACAACGCGAATCCGACAAACAGCATTACGAAAAATGCAGTCACGCCCACCACTTCCACCACACCGGAGGTAACCGGGAGCTTCCAGACAATCATCGCAATAACGGGACCAACGTCTGGGCGAGTGCCATCGCGAACAACGCACGCGCCATCCCACCCGGCTCTAAACGCGCGATTGCGGTGCTGATGAGTCCAACGGCGAGCACACCGATATACATCAAGTTGGCGAGGTTTTCCTCGTTTCCGATCAGGCCAACGGCAAGGTTCATCCATATAAGAAGGAGTGCCGCCCCACCGCAACGCCGACGGCGACCCGGTACACGATATTGCCCGCCTTTCTCGCTACCAGCTCATACGTGAGGCCAGCGCCGAACAGAAGAATGCCGGCGACAGCGAAGTCGAACACGTCCCAAACCACTTCATCGGTGAACTGCATCGCCATCAAAGGTATCAGCAATAGGAACGCTGTCGCGAGTGGCGGCGTGGATGATAGCGTTCGCGCTCATGTCACTGCTCCCTCGTATTCGCTGAACATATATTTACAACTCCATGAAACCATGTTTCTATTTACAAAGACGCAGGAGAAAGCAGGTGGACGATGTAGATATATGCGAATCTTTGACAGAATTGAAGTCGCGTTGAACGCCCCGGTTGACTAAGGTGGTCCGATCAAAATAAAACAGCGCAAAGAGAGGCACAAATTTGGCACAACGCGAAGTATATTTTTATTCAGAATTTTGGCCCGATGAGCGAGAATTAGCAGATTTCCAGCTTATGTGAGTTCCACTTCGCTTGCAGAACAATCATGGTTGCATCGTCTTGTAATTTTCCGCCGCAATGCGCCGAAACTGCTTTCGACAACAGTTCCAACTGTGCCGCTGCGCTGCAGCTATCCGCCTCTCTGGTGATCTGCAAGAGCCTTTGCTCTCCGAAGGGCTCATCATTTTCATCACAAGCTTCCACCATGCCATCGGTGAAAAGAAGCAGAATATCTCCGGGGCTTAGATTTTTTTTCCTCTGTGTGTAGGTCCAATCCGGAAACCTGCCCAGGATTGCCCCCGAACTTCTAAGCTCGCTTGTCATGCCGCCAGCTCGCAGTAGCAACTGAGGGTTATGGCCCGCATTGCAGTAGGTGAGTAGATTTTTCCTGCTATCGAGCACACCGTAGAAAAGCGAAACAAACCTGTTGGCTGGCATGATCTCGCACAGAGCGCGATTCAGCCGACTACATAGCTCGTCGGGTCGCACATCCGCGCGTATGAGCGGCTTTAATGCTGCTTGAAGATTTGACATCAGTAACGCGCCGGGGAAACCCTTTCCTGCGACATCCGCAATGCAAAATGCTGTCTGCGCATCGCTGACTTGCACGATGTCGTAATAGTCGCCGCCTATGCAACGCACAGACTGCGTATTTGCTGCAATGTCATATCCGGCGACTTGCGGGACCCGGCGTGGCAGCAAATTCTTCTGGATTTCCTTTGCTTCTAATGCTTCTTGCTCTTGTATGCGCATCGAGCTACGCAAAACACGGCCATGTTTCACTTGCTCTTGAACTTTAGCCAACAGTTCGCTGTTATTCCAGGGCTTCTGAACAAAATCGGTAGCACCGCGCCGCATCGCTTCGACGGCTATTTCAACGTTGCCCCAGCCTGTCATCACTATCAGTGGAATCGTCCGGTCAAGCGAACGAATTCGCGACACCAACTCCAGTCCTTCAGCGCCTCCAGTGGTGTCGCGAGTGTAGTTGAGATCCATCAGAATGATATCGAAGGTTTGCTCTTGAAGCGCCGTAAGCACGCTTGTTGGATCCGGGGCGGAAAAGACCTGATAACCTTCTCCACGAAACAGCATTTCAAGAGCGGCGACTACATGCGCCTGATCATCAGCCACAAGAAGCCGGGCCGAGAGGGGCTGAATTTCAAGCTCAACTTTCATTTCCAAGATCTCCATGTCGTCATTTGAGGCAAACCACGTGCCAATTGCTGACATATGGATAAATAAGTTGATTCAGCATCGGAAATGCGCTGCCAGTCGCGAAACAGAACCAGCAGACAACTGTTCATTTACAAAAAGAAACTGTTCGAAAGTGAACAGGTCAACAAAATGTATTGAGAACGAGAGATTTTGAACGGAAGTAGTGGTCACTCAATCAATTCTTTGATTAGCTACGACCCTATACCACCATTAATCGGCTTGTTGCTGGCGGAGTTTCTGGGAGTATATTTTAAAAGAGCAAGTAGCCGAACAATATCTCAACCGGCTGGTCCTAAGGCTCTCGCTAGCTTGGCTGCCGCCGCGGTTGCGCCACTCGGTTCGGACGTTCAACCGCATGGCAACTCCGTTTGCCTATGGTATTATCGTGAGACATTTAAAAAGTTAGCAGGCCGCTCCGATCTGCCGTTTGGAAGAATGCATGGACAAGCCTCGAATCTTCCTAGGCTCATCAGGAAAGCAGGCAAAACTGCTGCAGGCACTGACACACGAATCAACGTGTCCAGTTCCGGGAACAATGACCAGTTCCTTTGGTTCACCGGCAAGCCTGTAAACCTCTTCACTGAACTCTATAGAATGAGCATTTTCACCTGCGATGAAAAGCATGGGACGGGGAGAAATCGTCTCGATGTCCGCTAATGGGTAAAAATTCATGAACTTGACGTTACTCGTCAGCGTTGGGTGCGTTGTAAGTTTTGGCGACTGGCCTTTAGGAGTGTATTCACCTCTCGGAGTGCGGTAGAAGTCATAAAACTCACGCTCAATGGGCTGAGAGTTTT
Protein-coding regions in this window:
- a CDS encoding PadR family transcriptional regulator; amino-acid sequence: MSTQESKDRLELLQGTLDMLILRTLIFGSQHGQAIARAIQQISDEELLVEHGALYPALQRLEERGWISAKWGVSTNNRKARFYSITPAGRKQLNKETAKWKRMTAAIGRILESEGG
- a CDS encoding ADOP family duplicated permease, with the translated sequence MFRRKRKESDFNAEIEAHLDLEKELLQEQGLSEEDARAAAHRIFGNVTKAKERFYESGHWLLWDHFWRDLSLAFRVLRKSPGFTAVVVITLALGIGANAAIFSVVRGILLRPLANRGEDRIVYIRQSAPGLGAENTTFSVPEARDFESRATTIQQFGEFSTVEFTMLGFGREARTVRAGVINGSFFDVMGLRPVLGRLLTKSDDRPEAAGVAVLTHRFWTTWFNADPKIIGKTIRLGVLNATIVGVLEPSVPYPADTEIIANIVTSPHHLGATMNTDREHRMTEIFGRLAPGVSLEAARAEITAIHAAIMREHPEAYSSRGDYQLRVTLLRDQIVAPARTILLILLASAGIVFLIACSNIANLILTRSVRREGELAVRAALGASYGALRRTLLTESLVLCCAGAIFGVVLAQPMVEVVSHFAARFSVRALEVKVDTGVLWIGACLAITAAVFLAFIPRLPSPHAPTGLGLASGSVRITPATKRRLRVFATIQIAFSFVLLAGAGTLAAALLHLQKAPTRFDMLQVLAVDIPEPAPGLGDEKVLDFSREAIRRLGMLPGVNGVAVGSFVPWRDVGSYPRIQFAVEGYTPANGEELPHARIRFVSPQFFAVLGIPRQGGRAFTDHDRVDSEPVVIVSESIAQRLFSNRNALNRKLWWKGVEFCNPCRIVGIVADADDENIVPGPAMTIYHPVQQVAEIKRLFLHIAGDPYALVPSVKRVIRNISTDQVVERAATLDDVRSEVLVSDRLNAFVVSGFATIALLISAVGIAGVLAFSVSARTREFAVRLAVGASPRHLLQRVLMEGSFIVAFGIVIGAAGGYVFAHLTTGYLKQMQMPGAFTLLLAATVLAVAAIAASLIPVIRASRVDVLHALRSE
- a CDS encoding SpoIIE family protein phosphatase, translated to MKVELEIQPLSARLLVADDQAHVVAALEMLFRGEGYQVFSAPDPTSVLTALQEQTFDIILMDLNYTRDTTGGAEGLELVSRIRSLDRTIPLIVMTGWGNVEIAVEAMRRGATDFVQKPWNNSELLAKVQEQVKHGRVLRSSMRIQEQEALEAKEIQKNLLPRRVPQVAGYDIAANTQSVRCIGGDYYDIVQVSDAQTAFCIADVAGKGFPGALLMSNLQAALKPLIRADVRPDELCSRLNRALCEIMPANRFVSLFYGVLDSRKNLLTYCNAGHNPQLLLRAGGMTSELRSSGAILGRFPDWTYTQRKKNLSPGDILLLFTDGMVEACDENDEPFGEQRLLQITREADSCSAAAQLELLSKAVSAHCGGKLQDDATMIVLQAKWNSHKLEIC